The Melanotaenia boesemani isolate fMelBoe1 chromosome 11, fMelBoe1.pri, whole genome shotgun sequence genome includes the window taaaaaaaacataccattGCATACCACATGTGGGATTTTGTTTTGGACTTTTCaaatgcttctgtttttttttgggggggggggggggggggggggggggttagtaTCACATTGAGCTGTAAGTAAACGGTAAGTATAACTTAACACTGATAGCACCGCTGGATCGAACTCTGCTGCCACCCAGTGtaacaaacagcagctgtaCTTTTCAGCCAGTGTGGGAAAAGACAAAGAACAAAGTCTGCTCATGTTCGGTTTGCTCAAGGCTGGAAAGCGGGCTCTTCCAGGATTCTTCCTCACAACATGCGGGGGGAAGTGAACTTGTTGCAAAGTTTActgcattttttgtttgtttgttttttgagcttttataatctaattattattattattttatttatttagaatgtCAGAATTTACATGAACAGAAGTTAAGGATACATCAGATAGAAGACAAGGGCCCTTCACTACAAACACAATCAACTGCTGCACCTGTACAGAAatacaacagagaatttcctgcagcttttacaggaaaacaaagctgacaatcatcaggagtacCCATAAGAGACACAAGAGATCTGTCACCACCCATTTAGAACCTCTCATTTGCCATCGCCTGGCGCTGAGTTAGGATCAGATCAGTAGCTGGCTTTGGGATGAATATGTATCCTCCTGGTACAGGTCACCATCACCAGCTGCCCAATATTccttatttttgtctttttcactGCATTACtgatcataaaaacatcaggtCCTTTCCTGCTCTTGAAATGTTAATGCAGCGTTAGATGAACAGGAACACAACATGCAGAAAAGCAGAGACTGATAATATGACAGCAGTGGTGGGTTGGTGTTTAGTAAAAAAACTGGTTTCTGACCAACTATTTATACTTGCTGTGGTCAACAACAGGAAACTGAGTTTTCTTAAGATTCAGCTGTTCTACGAAACAATGGGTCATGTATTAAATTCCTGCATTTTTTcatatgattaaaaaattatttaaaaaggttaaattccattgttgttatttttaaattattcttgcATCACACagtcaagaaaaaacaaacagaaaaaaacacagtttcttcTCAAATCACAAGATGATAGAGGTGGGAGTTTTCTCAGATTATTTGCTTTCATCATCATTTTAGGTACATAAAAGCTGTTTCCATGGTTTCCCCAGAAGCCCTTCAAGCAGATGGTCCCAAATCTAATGAGAGGCGTTCTGACAGTTTCTTTCATGTGGGCCTCAGATGATTTAATCATCAAAGAGCACTCAATAAATCAGAAGAAGCACTGTAAAGACAAAAGGGGAAACATTTTGATGCAGCTGTGAGGAATGCAGCACAGTAAATGATGAGTTTCCAGATCTGCTACAAATACTGGCTAGCCTCTGATGGGGGGAAATTTAATTAAGAAAGGTCAAGTCCTGcacacagatttatttaaaatcaatgtTTCAGTCATGCATCTTAATGAGAGACACCCAATAAATGACATTTTGCTTTGAGATTTATCCTTCAGGTTTTTCCATCTATTCGCACAGTTTAAAGCTCTGggggaggatgaggaagaaaaccACAGAACTATCGTTATAGTCTCTTCAAAGGCTGCATCAGTCAATCAAAACTAGCTGAGGTTGAAGCTGTGCGTTGAATGGTATGTTCAAATCAACAAGCTTACATATTCTGAGTGATGGGGTTGTGTCAGAAACATATCTGTTTGGTGAAGCAGCCAATCAATTCTTACCTTTTACATATCAAGACAATCATTTCAGTGCTCTTGAAATGTTAATGCAACATTAGATGAACAGGAACACAACATATTACAGTCTGTCATCACTTAATTtacaaaaaccaagaaaaaaatgcaggtgTCAAAAAATGAGTATACAATTACTGCTTCCACGATAATGCCAATAAcgtatgcatgcatgcatgtatggaTCATTTTGGGCAATTTTTAAATTTGCGGTGCAGGAAGGCTTGTTTTAGGGATGTCCACACTCATAGCTGCCCTATAAAACAGGCTCTGCTGAGGATGCCATGGAttgttttttggtctttttttatgtgttttgtgcAGTATTGCCTACTTGGTGATGGGACTCCAGGGGCTCGGTCTGTGGAAAAGAATTTCCCCTCGAGTACAATCAAGTCTGAAGTCTAAAATAACTGCAGCCAATAAGGTAATACATCAGAAACTAAATGCTGATATCTTATTGGCTCAAAAACCTTATTACACAGCTGGCAGGTTATGACATTTAAGATGGCCAAAATTATTACGTTACTGGGAGGGAATGACATCGGTTGCTACATTTTCCATGAGAATTAGTGATCGAATACACAtggggaaaaacaaacagcatgtcAAGCACGGTGGAGGAGCGCTGATGGTTTGGGCTCATTTTAAAGCCACAGGGCCTGGACAGCTGTCTGACAGGTAAACCTTGGCTAAAGTTaggtcatgcaacaggacaatgatcccaaacacagcagcaatctacaacaaaatggctgaaagagagcaagagagaaaaaataaataaataaaataaaaaaaagaaagatgtttaACGGCCACAAGTCCAGAACTCAGCCTGACTGAAACGCTTTTCTGCTCTTCTTTCTACATGGAGACATTTCCAAACTTGATAGCTTGAAACTGACATTCAAATAAAGCTTTGTTACTATCGACACGATGGAGAACTACAAGTACCTGTGTGGGAACATTGACAGCAGACTGGACCGGAAGACCAACAGCCTGGATGTATACAAGAAGGGGATGAGCCGACTTTTTCCTGAGGAAGCTCAGATCCTTcaacagcagcatgttggagatgttctaCCAGTCTGTCACAGGCCATAGCTCTCTATGAACAACTcttctgtcagacagaaactcTGGACTCAACTCTGCTTCTTACTCTATTTCTTCATGCACCACCGTACCTGTTTTTAATTGGTACTCTTTATTGTCccattattcatatttttatttttaactggatACTAAATAGTGAATTGTATATTACAAATGGTATTTTTTAtcaacattatatatatataaatatataatatatgcgTGTatgtcattttttacatttatttatgtatatatcttttttctttcacacctcttatctttaatatttttgtatataGGATTTTTATATCATAGTTTATTTttactctcttttcttttctctctgacaTTTATGCTGCTGTTAACACTGACATTTCCCTGTCTGGgaataataaattacatctgATTCTGATTGTTACACTGacactgcagcagcttctctgcagGAAGTTTGGGTTGCAATGCATCATGGGACAGACGGTGCAGTATACGAGGAAACTGTCACACATTCTTTTATTctttggacaaaagaaaaaggcaactttaaatataatttcaagTAAACATTTACACCATCAACAAACAGATAATTTTCATACAGGTCAAAGAGCTGCTTTTACATTcagaaaagtttcttttttttattttttatttttagccacTTGTGATCTGAGATGATTGAACTGATTTGCAGTGAGAAGTTCTGAAGTTTCTCcttattaattttcttcttataGCACTGgctgtgaaataaaattaaaaaaaggattattacatgtatttttaaaagtcacatttatttctttcttttgctacATATGGAAAACAGTGATAATCTCACCGAGTAGGCTAAATCCTCAGGACTGGAATCTGGTCTCTGCCATTCACTGTTGGCCAAAATCTTTAGGACGACCAAGCCAAAGGCGACGATCAAAACCCCTAATGTATTTCCTAACACAGCTTCTGAAGGAAGCATAGCATATGACTGATTTCCTTTCctgtagaaagaaaaaacacacacattaaggtaataaaataattcttaaagagcaagagagagagagagagagagaaacagtaTTTACAGGGCAAAGAAGAGCTTCTCATTGATGCCGGAGATGGAGGCAGCGATGCTGAGCAGCAGTATGCTGCCTCCTAGCCACACATGAACGGGTTTCAGGAGTTCACGTAGTGATATGGGGGAGCAGGGCAGGAGGAAGCCAGCCATTCCCACCACCCACTGCACAAAGACAccagaaaaaatgaagaaaatcacACACTGGactaataaaatgaaatgattcaCTTTCCCCATTTaaaggtatgagtgaggagtggatgaataatggattcacacaatgtaaagcgctttgggtgccttgaaaagcgctatataaatctaatccattattattattattattattaaagttacATACCTGCATGGCAAAAAGAGCTGTAGCTGCAATTCCAATCCAGCTGTGTAAGGAGTACAGGTTGGGAGTATTATTGCTGTTATGGAAGTCAAAGACAGCACAGAGTCCCACGATGGACAGGATCAGGGAGAGAAGCATCAGAGCTGCATGAAGAAGCTTCCAGGGAAGTTTATTCTGACCCCAGGTCAGAGGGATGCGGTACACCACAGCTCCTACAGAGACCAGGCAGCAGGCTATTATACACATTGCTTTCTATAGATTGTTAAGCAGTGGTTCTTGACTTTTTTTGGCTACACATTGTACAAGCTTCCCTCTCCACCtggtgttttattttagcaACACAGCTCCTCTCACAGTATCATCAGTCATCTGACTCACTGAGGAATCCATTCTATGGTCAGGTGTCACACTTTCTTGAGATTATGTGCCGTGTACGGCTATAATGTGGTTGATCACCATCAACTGTATATAAATGTAGGTGTGCTGATGGGGTTTTTTAGAGGAGTGTTGGTTGGACTTGGAGATTTTCAGGGAACTGTGTGAAACCTTGCTGGTTTAGATTAATCTTGAAGCCCTGTGTGGTCATCCCGATCAACAGTCTGTACATGTAGAAGGACAAAATGACCAAAATATGCTGTCTGATGTAGGCTGTAAAACATACAAATGTAAGAAATGAAATTACAGCTTCAGT containing:
- the LOC121648843 gene encoding cytochrome b ascorbate-dependent protein 3; this encodes MRSVLIFYLCYLLCLGLGLACVVGVCVWNSWWRGGFAWDGSSHQFNWHPVLMVTGLVVLYGNGAVVYRIPLTWGQNKLPWKLLHAALMLLSLILSIVGLCAVFDFHNSNNTPNLYSLHSWIGIAATALFAMQWVVGMAGFLLPCSPISLRELLKPVHVWLGGSILLLSIAASISGINEKLFFALKGNQSYAMLPSEAVLGNTLGVLIVAFGLVVLKILANSEWQRPDSSPEDLAYSPVL